From Vibrio aerogenes, a single genomic window includes:
- a CDS encoding Zn-dependent hydrolase — protein sequence MYKCSLERMTDKISTFSQFGDAGHGGITRYTLSPEDVLARNEFIKRMEAIGATIEIDDVANVYATLPGSDPEAKRIVMGSHSDSVKNGGNYDGILGVMSAMEVLETVAEQNIPHKHPLTAMIWTNEEGSLYPPAMMVSGIVCYDYLPEDVKGKFQYDDMMQSKSVLDKQTTFGQALEASGFKGDAANRLSPDTYKCMFEIHIEQGPILEDAGNDIGVVDCVLGMFNYRLRFYGQTVHAGTFPMPKRRDALYAASQALCYLHDEIDELGYSDLVYTTGEIECHPNVHTCVPDEVDFCIDVRHESAEVLGQVLAIVKSCAEKSWAGCSCQVDKMWNRDTVYWNDTLVSFVKAAAEETGVSHQVLHSGAGHDAQFVAYMLPSTMIFVQSKDGLSHCELEYSSPEHCTSGATVLLNAVLKADAE from the coding sequence ATGTATAAATGTAGCTTAGAAAGAATGACCGATAAAATATCCACGTTTAGTCAGTTTGGCGATGCCGGACATGGTGGCATCACCCGCTATACCCTGTCGCCAGAGGATGTGCTGGCAAGAAACGAATTTATTAAACGCATGGAAGCGATTGGCGCGACGATTGAAATCGATGATGTAGCGAATGTATACGCCACGCTGCCGGGTTCCGATCCCGAAGCGAAGCGCATCGTCATGGGCTCGCACTCAGACTCGGTTAAAAATGGCGGCAACTACGATGGCATTTTAGGCGTGATGTCTGCAATGGAAGTGTTAGAGACAGTGGCTGAACAAAACATTCCGCATAAACATCCGCTCACGGCGATGATTTGGACCAATGAAGAAGGTTCGCTTTATCCGCCGGCAATGATGGTCTCCGGTATCGTTTGTTATGACTATTTACCCGAAGATGTGAAAGGTAAGTTTCAATACGACGACATGATGCAGTCAAAAAGTGTGCTCGATAAGCAGACAACCTTCGGTCAGGCGCTGGAAGCCTCTGGTTTTAAAGGCGATGCTGCAAACAGACTCTCACCGGACACCTATAAATGCATGTTTGAAATTCATATTGAACAAGGGCCGATACTGGAAGATGCCGGTAATGATATTGGGGTGGTTGACTGTGTCTTAGGGATGTTCAACTACCGCCTGAGATTTTACGGACAAACGGTGCATGCCGGGACTTTCCCGATGCCGAAACGTCGTGATGCTTTATATGCGGCTTCACAGGCGTTGTGTTATTTACATGATGAAATCGACGAACTGGGTTATTCAGATTTGGTGTATACAACCGGCGAAATCGAATGCCATCCCAATGTTCATACCTGCGTGCCGGATGAAGTCGATTTTTGTATCGATGTACGCCATGAAAGTGCAGAGGTGTTAGGGCAGGTATTAGCCATTGTGAAATCCTGTGCGGAAAAGTCGTGGGCAGGGTGCAGCTGTCAGGTGGATAAAATGTGGAACCGGGACACGGTGTACTGGAATGATACTTTAGTGAGCTTTGTGAAAGCTGCGGCTGAAGAAACGGGTGTGTCTCATCAGGTGCTCCATTCGGGGGCCGGACATGATGCCCAGTTTGTCGCCTATATGCTGCCCTCAACCATGATTTTTGTTCAGTCAAAAGATGGCTTATCGCACTGCGAACTGGAGTACTCTTCACCTGAGCATTGTACTTCCGGTGCGACAGTTTTGTTAAATGCCGTCTTAAAAGCCGATGCAGAGTAG
- a CDS encoding polymorphic toxin type 44 domain-containing protein → MPIYPTAPEGVSVDENMKMIRSKFGRIVGPGDYYWFYEQVRNKGPWDFKQVGSFENFGNFHYGAVGYAGGIPEPILLRAAGCAQMKAGTSLDNWGSCWGGEPYGDDPHDQYYISLGIEYAKNKGY, encoded by the coding sequence ATGCCCATCTATCCAACTGCACCTGAAGGTGTTTCAGTTGATGAAAATATGAAGATGATACGATCAAAATTTGGACGTATTGTTGGTCCAGGGGATTATTATTGGTTTTATGAGCAAGTCAGGAACAAAGGCCCATGGGATTTTAAACAAGTAGGTTCATTTGAAAACTTCGGAAATTTCCATTACGGTGCCGTAGGTTATGCTGGTGGTATTCCCGAACCCATATTACTCAGGGCAGCAGGGTGTGCTCAAATGAAAGCAGGAACATCACTTGATAACTGGGGAAGCTGTTGGGGAGGTGAACCATATGGGGATGACCCTCATGATCAATATTACATCTCTTTAGGGATTGAATATGCAAAAAACAAAGGCTATTAG
- a CDS encoding NCS1 family nucleobase:cation symporter-1 — protein MSETVKDDRSSQLKQIGNFYELEIGQDLTESPYYNDDLAPTKVAERTWGKWNIAALWVGMSICVPTYTLGGVLTAYFGLSVTEALFTILIANLVVLIPLTLNAFSGTKYGLPFPIILRSSFGIKGSNVPCLIRGFVACGWFGIQTMFGGLAIHLFLSEISTSWASLGGQGEVFGFFIFWLLNIGVVLKGSESIRWLETLSAPLLLVVGLGLLVWASDKVSYTELLATPANRPIGDGIAKYFFSGLTAMVGFWATLSLNIPDFSRYAKSQKDQVVGQIIGLPITMFLFAALGVVLTAASTTMFGKTISDPITLIGQIQSPFLVSVAMIFIVIATLSTNTAANVVSPTNDFQNVAPKYINHTKGVLLTGVIGLLLMSWELLKKMGWIQSDVSVEAFISNWLLGYSCLLGPIAGIMIVDYFFVKKQSLNVPALYLENAYPAVNRAGFIAFFVPVIFTSMTLSLNVMPWVYNYGWFTGAFSGAVLYFVASHFQSQPVFDAGLEKA, from the coding sequence ATGTCTGAGACAGTGAAGGATGATAGATCCAGTCAACTCAAACAGATTGGAAATTTTTATGAACTCGAAATCGGTCAGGATCTGACTGAAAGCCCCTACTACAACGACGATCTTGCCCCGACAAAAGTGGCAGAGCGAACCTGGGGAAAATGGAACATCGCCGCGCTGTGGGTCGGTATGTCCATCTGTGTGCCAACTTATACGCTGGGAGGGGTGCTCACCGCTTACTTTGGACTGTCGGTCACCGAAGCGCTGTTCACCATTCTCATTGCCAATCTTGTTGTTTTAATCCCACTCACACTGAATGCATTTTCGGGCACGAAGTACGGCTTACCGTTTCCGATCATCCTGCGTTCATCCTTCGGGATTAAGGGGTCGAATGTTCCCTGTTTAATCCGGGGGTTCGTGGCATGCGGCTGGTTTGGCATTCAGACTATGTTTGGCGGGTTAGCCATTCACTTATTTCTGTCTGAAATATCAACATCCTGGGCAAGCTTAGGCGGTCAGGGAGAAGTGTTTGGTTTCTTCATTTTCTGGCTGCTGAATATTGGCGTGGTGCTGAAAGGTTCAGAATCAATCAGGTGGCTGGAAACGCTGTCTGCACCATTACTGTTAGTCGTCGGGCTGGGTCTGTTAGTGTGGGCGAGTGACAAAGTCTCTTACACTGAATTACTGGCAACCCCGGCGAACCGCCCGATTGGGGATGGCATCGCCAAATACTTCTTTTCCGGGCTGACAGCGATGGTTGGCTTTTGGGCCACGTTGTCACTCAATATTCCTGACTTCAGCCGTTATGCAAAATCACAGAAGGATCAGGTCGTCGGGCAGATTATCGGGCTTCCCATCACCATGTTTTTGTTCGCCGCCCTTGGCGTGGTGTTAACCGCAGCGTCAACAACGATGTTCGGTAAAACGATTTCAGATCCCATCACTCTGATCGGGCAAATCCAAAGTCCGTTTTTAGTTTCGGTTGCGATGATTTTCATTGTGATTGCAACCTTATCAACCAACACTGCGGCCAATGTCGTCTCCCCTACCAATGATTTCCAGAATGTCGCGCCCAAATACATCAATCATACCAAAGGCGTTCTGCTCACCGGGGTGATTGGCCTGCTGCTGATGAGCTGGGAACTGCTGAAGAAAATGGGCTGGATTCAGTCAGATGTGAGTGTTGAAGCGTTTATTTCCAATTGGTTACTTGGCTATTCATGTTTACTGGGACCAATCGCCGGTATCATGATTGTCGATTATTTCTTTGTGAAGAAGCAGTCCCTGAATGTACCCGCCCTTTATCTGGAAAATGCATATCCTGCGGTAAACCGTGCTGGTTTTATCGCATTCTTTGTGCCGGTCATCTTTACCTCGATGACGCTCTCACTGAATGTGATGCCCTGGGTTTATAACTACGGCTGGTTTACAGGGGCCTTCTCCGGCGCGGTGTTATATTTCGTTGCATCTCATTTCCAGTCGCAGCCAGTATTTGATGCGGGTTTGGAAAAAGCCTGA
- the preA gene encoding NAD-dependent dihydropyrimidine dehydrogenase subunit PreA, giving the protein MADLKTEFSGIQSPNPFWLASAPPTNTGAQIMRAFEAGWGGAVWKAVGNPVKNLHSRYAALKAGKGKIIGLNNIELISDRGLSINLKEMAEVKRKYPEHALIASIMAGNRDEWVELIHRIEDTGVDGFELNFSCPHGMCERGMGSAIGQEPEVAAEIMQWVRDTTHLPVLMKLTPNVADIRDQGKVAVDGRADGVALINTIKSIIGVDLDDFIPYPKGRNGATNGGYCGTAVKPIALHMLASLGRTDWFNLPISGIGGIGNWKDCAEFIALGSTTVQVCTAVMHHGFGIVEGMITGLSQYLDSKGMQSVSELRGRALSHYKDWAELDMNYKVVASINESRCTGCGKCYTACNDGAYQSIGLTDKKSRTGDPIPAINTDTCKGCNLCSLVCPRDCISMKDVSTTNVVKSWQEMVSQGEFAVADGIL; this is encoded by the coding sequence ATGGCAGATTTAAAAACAGAATTCAGTGGCATTCAAAGCCCGAATCCGTTTTGGCTGGCGTCTGCACCACCAACAAACACCGGTGCACAAATAATGAGAGCCTTTGAGGCCGGATGGGGGGGCGCTGTCTGGAAAGCGGTCGGAAATCCGGTGAAAAATCTACATAGCCGCTATGCCGCTTTAAAAGCAGGTAAAGGCAAGATTATCGGTTTAAATAATATTGAGCTTATTTCTGACCGCGGGTTAAGTATTAACCTCAAAGAAATGGCTGAAGTGAAAAGAAAATACCCCGAACATGCGCTCATTGCCTCGATTATGGCCGGAAACAGAGACGAATGGGTTGAACTGATTCACCGCATAGAAGATACCGGTGTGGATGGTTTTGAGCTGAATTTCAGTTGTCCTCATGGCATGTGTGAAAGAGGGATGGGTTCTGCGATTGGGCAGGAGCCGGAAGTTGCAGCAGAGATCATGCAATGGGTGAGAGATACAACCCATTTACCTGTCCTGATGAAACTCACGCCAAATGTCGCCGATATTCGTGATCAGGGGAAAGTTGCGGTGGATGGCCGGGCAGATGGGGTGGCTTTAATCAATACCATTAAGTCGATTATTGGTGTCGATCTGGATGATTTTATTCCGTATCCCAAAGGCCGGAATGGCGCAACCAATGGTGGCTACTGCGGCACCGCGGTTAAACCTATCGCGCTGCATATGCTGGCTTCTCTTGGCCGGACCGACTGGTTTAATTTACCGATCTCCGGAATCGGCGGGATTGGCAACTGGAAGGATTGTGCCGAATTTATTGCACTCGGCAGCACGACTGTTCAGGTGTGTACTGCCGTCATGCACCATGGTTTCGGGATTGTTGAAGGTATGATCACCGGCTTGTCCCAATATCTGGATTCGAAAGGCATGCAGAGTGTCAGTGAGCTGCGTGGCAGGGCATTGTCACATTATAAAGACTGGGCCGAGCTGGATATGAACTATAAGGTCGTCGCCTCAATCAATGAAAGCCGGTGTACCGGCTGTGGCAAGTGTTATACCGCCTGTAATGATGGTGCTTATCAGTCCATCGGATTAACAGATAAAAAATCCCGAACAGGCGACCCGATTCCGGCGATTAATACCGATACATGTAAAGGCTGTAATTTGTGTTCTCTGGTGTGCCCGCGTGACTGTATTTCAATGAAAGATGTTTCCACAACGAATGTAGTGAAAAGCTGGCAGGAGATGGTCAGTCAGGGTGAGTTTGCTGTAGCTGATGGCATTTTATAA
- a CDS encoding aminotransferase class III-fold pyridoxal phosphate-dependent enzyme, giving the protein MNGSEIKATQKKYSLQSWSAQKGSDPIPVAKAEGIYFWDYDGNRYTDMSSQLVNLNLGFANPVINQAIKDQVDQYCFLSPSLGSEPRAALAEKIINLMPDNMGKVFFTNAGADANENAVKIARMFSGKFKVFSRYRSYHGSSFGAGNLTGEPRRYALEPGAPGFIKFFDPYMYRESIDFESETQATAYYLAKLREQILYEGPNNIAAIVMETITGSNGVIIPPEGYLPGVRALCDEFGILMICDEVMTGWGRTGKMFAFEHFKVKPDIVTFAKGVTCGYVPLGGVAVSQEIADYFDENVLSCGLTYSGHPLGCAAGLATVNYYRDAGILDHVSQIGLSLGEILESLKTKHPCVGDVRYIGLFAAIELVKDKATREPLVPYGKDPQGIMKQIVGMLKDKKFMTYSHENVLIVAPALIIDDEQLSEEMLKMDEILHQVDVLI; this is encoded by the coding sequence ATGAATGGAAGCGAAATAAAAGCAACTCAAAAAAAATATAGTTTACAGTCCTGGAGTGCTCAGAAAGGAAGCGATCCGATTCCGGTTGCAAAGGCGGAAGGCATTTATTTTTGGGACTATGATGGAAATCGCTATACCGATATGTCTTCTCAGCTGGTGAATCTGAATCTGGGGTTTGCGAATCCCGTGATTAATCAGGCGATTAAAGATCAGGTCGATCAATACTGTTTTCTCTCACCTTCGCTGGGATCAGAGCCGCGGGCTGCGCTTGCCGAAAAAATTATCAATCTGATGCCTGATAACATGGGCAAAGTATTTTTCACCAATGCGGGTGCCGATGCGAATGAAAATGCAGTCAAAATCGCCCGGATGTTTTCAGGCAAATTTAAGGTCTTCAGCCGCTATCGCAGTTATCACGGCTCCTCTTTTGGTGCGGGGAATTTAACCGGGGAGCCACGCCGTTATGCACTGGAACCGGGTGCGCCTGGATTTATCAAATTTTTCGATCCTTATATGTATCGGGAATCCATTGATTTTGAGTCAGAAACACAGGCGACAGCCTATTATCTGGCTAAGTTAAGAGAGCAGATCCTTTATGAAGGCCCAAACAATATTGCGGCGATTGTGATGGAAACAATCACCGGCTCGAATGGGGTGATTATCCCGCCGGAAGGTTACCTGCCGGGGGTTCGTGCGCTCTGTGATGAATTTGGCATTCTGATGATCTGTGATGAAGTGATGACCGGGTGGGGAAGAACCGGAAAGATGTTCGCTTTTGAACATTTTAAGGTGAAGCCGGACATCGTCACCTTTGCCAAAGGTGTGACCTGCGGTTATGTCCCGCTGGGTGGCGTGGCTGTCAGTCAGGAGATTGCGGATTATTTCGATGAAAATGTGCTTTCCTGCGGTCTGACTTACAGTGGTCATCCGCTTGGCTGTGCAGCGGGTCTGGCAACCGTGAATTACTATCGGGATGCCGGGATTCTCGACCATGTCAGCCAGATCGGCCTGTCGCTTGGTGAAATTCTTGAATCGCTTAAAACAAAACACCCTTGCGTGGGGGATGTTCGCTACATCGGCCTGTTTGCGGCCATTGAGCTGGTCAAAGATAAAGCGACGCGTGAGCCACTGGTGCCTTATGGAAAAGACCCGCAGGGAATCATGAAGCAAATCGTGGGGATGCTGAAGGACAAAAAATTTATGACCTATTCCCATGAAAATGTACTGATTGTTGCGCCTGCATTGATCATTGATGATGAACAGCTTTCTGAAGAAATGCTCAAGATGGATGAAATTTTGCATCAGGTCGATGTACTCATCTGA
- a CDS encoding HEPN domain-containing protein, with protein sequence MTSRFDSTSMKTSLDHLPERKQHELAQISAILRNTLDEYLVGKQGSKSGFQIHKIILFGSHAKGGWVSDIPNGYVSDYDVLVIVNKDALVDEDIVWRKAEEQIERKVKSAPLGLIVHTLNEVNEQLQKGHYFFKDIREQGILLFDANKKALAEPGDLTDAERLEIAQGHFDYWFESAQRFIYFFEQSLSDRKWFNEAAFNLHQATERFYTCLLLTLTNYRPKTHNVEKLKHYCAEQDPDFADIFPMDDKFHRRSFRRLQRAYIDARYSMHYEITEEELRYLAGEVEKLKELVERVCLVRLQQ encoded by the coding sequence TTGACCAGCAGATTTGATTCAACCAGCATGAAGACATCACTCGACCACCTTCCCGAAAGAAAGCAGCATGAGCTGGCGCAGATTTCAGCCATTCTCCGCAATACGCTGGATGAATATCTCGTCGGGAAGCAAGGGAGTAAATCCGGGTTTCAGATTCATAAAATCATTCTGTTTGGCAGCCATGCCAAAGGCGGCTGGGTCAGTGATATTCCCAATGGTTATGTCTCCGATTACGATGTTCTGGTGATCGTGAACAAAGATGCGCTGGTCGATGAGGATATTGTCTGGCGCAAAGCGGAAGAGCAGATCGAGCGCAAAGTCAAAAGCGCTCCGCTGGGGTTAATTGTGCATACCTTAAATGAAGTTAATGAACAGCTTCAGAAAGGCCACTATTTTTTTAAAGATATCCGTGAGCAAGGGATTTTGCTGTTCGATGCGAATAAGAAGGCACTGGCTGAGCCGGGAGATTTGACGGATGCAGAGCGGCTTGAGATTGCACAGGGGCATTTTGACTATTGGTTTGAAAGTGCACAACGGTTTATCTATTTCTTCGAACAATCCCTATCTGACAGAAAATGGTTCAATGAAGCAGCTTTCAATCTGCATCAGGCAACGGAACGCTTCTATACCTGTTTATTACTAACTCTCACCAACTACCGTCCTAAAACCCACAATGTCGAGAAATTGAAACATTATTGTGCCGAGCAAGATCCTGACTTTGCAGATATTTTTCCGATGGATGATAAATTTCACCGGCGGAGTTTTCGCCGCTTACAGCGGGCTTATATTGATGCGCGGTATTCGATGCATTATGAGATTACAGAGGAAGAGCTTCGTTATCTGGCTGGTGAGGTGGAGAAGCTGAAGGAGCTGGTTGAACGGGTTTGTTTGGTGCGATTGCAGCAGTAA
- a CDS encoding DUF1852 domain-containing protein yields the protein MTTNNDFTFTIKSIRFDEHYRPSDNTRITTNFANLARGDYRRDNLRNALTMINNRFNALAHWDNPNGDRYAVELEIISVEMDLGVEERQKTFPAIEILQTHIVDHHTNQRIEGIVGNNFSSYVRDYDFSVLLPDHNKDQAQFTVPASFGELHGKLFHHFINSAAYKSHFAKQPVICLSVSDNKVYHRTGNQHPVLGDEYEPNESSLTEQYFKKMGLQVRYFMPPNSAAPFAFYFVGDLLRDYTDLELISTISTMETFQKIYRPEIYNANATAGQCYQPNLKNSDHSLTRVVYDREERSRLAIEQGKFTEEYFIKPYQNILEQWAAGYAF from the coding sequence ATGACGACAAATAACGATTTTACATTCACGATTAAAAGCATCCGTTTCGATGAACATTACCGCCCATCGGACAATACACGGATCACGACTAACTTTGCGAATCTGGCGCGTGGCGATTACCGCCGGGACAACCTGCGCAACGCGTTAACCATGATCAATAATCGTTTTAATGCCTTAGCGCACTGGGATAACCCGAATGGCGACCGCTACGCCGTCGAGCTTGAAATTATCTCCGTGGAGATGGATCTGGGGGTTGAAGAGCGTCAGAAAACATTCCCGGCGATTGAAATCCTGCAAACCCACATCGTTGATCACCACACGAATCAGCGCATCGAAGGCATTGTCGGCAACAACTTCTCTTCCTATGTACGCGACTATGATTTCAGCGTTTTATTGCCCGACCATAACAAAGATCAGGCCCAATTCACTGTGCCGGCAAGTTTTGGCGAACTGCATGGCAAACTCTTCCATCATTTCATCAATTCAGCGGCTTACAAATCACATTTTGCCAAACAGCCGGTGATTTGTCTCAGCGTATCAGACAACAAAGTCTATCATCGCACGGGTAATCAGCACCCGGTTTTAGGCGATGAATATGAGCCGAATGAATCATCGCTGACGGAGCAGTATTTCAAAAAAATGGGCTTGCAGGTTCGCTACTTTATGCCACCTAACAGTGCGGCACCTTTCGCCTTTTATTTTGTCGGCGATTTGCTGCGTGATTACACCGATCTGGAGCTTATCAGTACCATCAGTACGATGGAAACATTCCAGAAGATTTACCGCCCGGAAATATACAATGCCAATGCAACCGCCGGGCAGTGTTATCAACCCAATCTGAAAAACAGCGATCATTCACTCACCCGGGTGGTTTATGACCGTGAAGAACGCAGCCGCCTGGCGATTGAACAAGGGAAATTCACGGAAGAATATTTCATCAAACCTTATCAGAATATTCTCGAGCAATGGGCTGCTGGCTATGCTTTTTAA
- a CDS encoding LysR family transcriptional regulator has protein sequence MKALLGQLSDMDIRLLRVFIAVVESGGVSAAEMELNISRSTISRHLKSLEARLGIVLCHRGRAGFSLTSEGEHIYASAVRLLISMEDFRQDVNDLHQSIKGQLVIAMFDMTVTNPACRVNEAIDSYIKKFPDISIEIHVVPVNEIEKGVIDGRYHIGIISPVRRSASLRYIPLFGEKMNLYCGEGHPLFDTSGSVSTQKIMAQRYAGLTFSSPNMEHGNALGLIKNAAASNQEGIATLILSGQYIGFLPEHFVRRMEPDGRFQKLENAKFSYDCEFTAIHRKSPKPTRVVQQFIEALSQVKER, from the coding sequence ATGAAAGCTTTACTTGGACAGTTGTCCGATATGGATATCAGGTTGCTGCGGGTGTTTATCGCTGTTGTTGAAAGTGGTGGTGTGAGTGCTGCGGAGATGGAACTGAACATCAGTCGCTCGACAATCAGCCGTCATTTAAAGAGTCTCGAAGCCCGGCTGGGTATCGTACTTTGTCACCGGGGCAGAGCGGGTTTTTCTCTGACCAGTGAAGGAGAACACATTTACGCTTCCGCTGTGCGTTTGCTCATTTCAATGGAAGATTTCCGGCAAGATGTGAACGATCTTCATCAAAGCATCAAAGGCCAGCTGGTCATTGCCATGTTCGATATGACCGTGACCAACCCGGCATGCAGGGTCAATGAAGCGATTGATAGTTATATAAAAAAATTCCCGGACATCTCAATTGAAATCCATGTTGTGCCGGTCAATGAAATTGAAAAAGGCGTGATAGACGGGCGTTATCATATTGGTATCATTTCCCCGGTTCGCCGCTCGGCGAGTTTAAGATATATTCCGTTATTCGGAGAAAAAATGAACCTGTATTGTGGAGAAGGACATCCTCTCTTTGACACCAGCGGTTCGGTGAGCACACAAAAAATTATGGCACAACGCTATGCGGGACTGACGTTCAGCAGTCCCAACATGGAACATGGAAACGCACTCGGACTGATCAAAAACGCAGCGGCAAGTAATCAGGAAGGCATTGCTACGTTAATCCTTTCCGGTCAGTATATCGGTTTTTTGCCGGAACACTTTGTCCGGCGCATGGAGCCTGACGGACGATTCCAAAAGCTGGAGAATGCAAAATTCAGTTATGATTGTGAGTTTACCGCGATCCACCGAAAATCCCCCAAACCGACACGGGTTGTTCAACAATTCATTGAAGCTTTATCTCAGGTCAAAGAGCGCTGA